A DNA window from Mesotoga sp. BH458_6_3_2_1 contains the following coding sequences:
- a CDS encoding Rne/Rng family ribonuclease — MARINNNRTQTIVFSRIEDEVRIASLDGDQLEEIFFEDMDSESVTGNIYLGKVENVVPSLEAAFVNIGIGRNAFLRFKDASGQSKLEKSNKVLVQVSKDPIGSKGPQITLKVSIPGRSLVYTPFSKHIGISKKISEQQERHRLTEVAKSVLENKEGVIFRTAAFGVGEETIKEELESLRSNWNQINETFRRSRKPKILYEEPSFVEYILRERLTENTKEIVVDSEELWHDVVAGISKFKSGFKPVVRYVEGDAFASEEVYEKMKILYTRMVPLPGGGNIYIDRTEAMTVIDVNSASNISGNDVSETSLNTNLEAASEIARQLRLRNIGGIVVIDFIDMKSDEDRQKVIGSLTSEFKRDKARTMIMGFTRLGLLEMTRKRSTAAIGSKLYSSCPICKGTGRIESPRAVYQRLLKDLTRGFQDETISGAAVQVYQNMSGILTPDNQKNLGRTLKREISVGFTWPIPTSYEVKFVKQQEKPKKPRRKAKKESK; from the coding sequence GTGGCAAGAATAAATAATAACAGAACGCAGACCATAGTCTTCAGTCGAATCGAAGATGAGGTGAGAATAGCTTCGCTGGATGGCGATCAGCTAGAAGAAATCTTCTTTGAAGACATGGACAGCGAGAGCGTTACAGGGAACATCTATCTGGGTAAGGTGGAGAATGTCGTTCCCAGTCTAGAAGCGGCATTTGTGAACATTGGAATTGGAAGAAACGCTTTTCTTAGGTTCAAGGATGCATCCGGACAATCCAAATTGGAAAAGAGCAACAAGGTCCTTGTCCAGGTTAGCAAAGACCCAATTGGATCTAAAGGTCCTCAGATAACTCTAAAAGTTAGTATTCCAGGTCGCAGTCTTGTCTATACCCCATTCTCAAAACACATCGGCATCTCTAAAAAGATATCCGAACAGCAAGAAAGGCACAGACTAACTGAGGTTGCAAAATCCGTTCTTGAAAACAAAGAGGGTGTGATATTTCGCACAGCCGCTTTTGGTGTGGGCGAGGAGACTATAAAGGAAGAGCTAGAAAGTCTTCGTAGTAACTGGAATCAGATAAATGAGACGTTTAGGAGGAGCAGAAAGCCAAAGATTCTCTACGAGGAGCCATCGTTTGTCGAATATATACTCAGAGAGAGGCTTACTGAAAACACAAAGGAAATAGTGGTTGACTCCGAGGAGCTCTGGCACGATGTCGTCGCAGGAATCAGCAAGTTTAAATCCGGTTTTAAACCAGTTGTAAGGTACGTTGAAGGTGACGCTTTCGCATCTGAAGAAGTGTATGAGAAAATGAAGATTCTCTACACCAGAATGGTTCCCTTACCTGGAGGAGGGAATATCTATATAGATAGAACGGAAGCAATGACTGTAATCGACGTAAACTCGGCCAGTAATATCTCTGGAAACGACGTATCTGAGACTTCATTGAATACTAATCTTGAAGCGGCTTCGGAAATAGCAAGACAGCTGAGATTGAGAAACATCGGAGGAATTGTTGTTATTGACTTTATAGATATGAAGAGCGATGAGGATAGACAGAAAGTAATTGGCAGTCTTACCAGTGAGTTCAAAAGAGACAAGGCAAGAACCATGATAATGGGATTCACTAGACTGGGACTTCTGGAAATGACTAGAAAGCGATCGACAGCTGCCATCGGATCCAAACTATATTCTTCATGTCCGATCTGTAAGGGCACGGGAAGAATTGAATCTCCTAGGGCTGTATATCAGAGATTGTTGAAGGACCTTACGAGAGGTTTTCAGGATGAGACTATTAGCGGGGCAGCTGTTCAAGTGTATCAAAACATGTCGGGAATCCTCACTCCCGATAACCAGAAAAACCTGGGGAGAACTCTTAAAAGAGAAATTTCAGTCGGTTTTACATGGCCGATTCCGACTTCTTATGAAGTGAAATTCGTGAAACAGCAAGAGAAACCAAAAAAACCTAGAAGAAAAGCAAAAAAGGAGTCTAAATGA